The window CCCTGTCAAATCTTGGGGCATCTTGATAGGGACTTGGCAAAAGACCCTTGGGTAAATTGCTCAGCGGCAGCATACCCAAGGGTCATTGAATGTTGCATGCTCAGGAGCGGAAATTACACCTCGCCGCGAATTTCCTCAACTACCCCGTCTCTCAACAGGATCTCCAACTGCATTTTCTTGATTAAGTTTTCACCGACACCCACCGTAAAGAAGCTTTCTACCTGACCCTGGTTGACTTCTTTATCTAACTCTAGGGTCTGAACAGTTTGTAGCTGCTGGAGAAACTGATTCTTTTGCTGGAGGAGCTTGCTCTTATCCTGGTTAAGCTTATTTTGGACTGAGCCAATCTGCTGCTTCA is drawn from Leptolyngbya sp. SIO1E4 and contains these coding sequences:
- a CDS encoding YlqD family protein, with product MDGSQLQLKRNITIKAIVTPLWKEEAQKQLQNQINQVDSRLQQLEVQGQRVVSEVQKQSANPEDPAVKQQIGSVQNKLNQDKSKLLQQKNQFLQQLQTVQTLELDKEVNQGQVESFFTVGVGENLIKKMQLEILLRDGVVEEIRGEV